From one Microbacterium aurum genomic stretch:
- a CDS encoding acyl carrier protein: MAFSNDEVLAGLAELITDETGISADEVALEKSFTDDLDIDSISMMTIVVNAEEKFGVTIPDEEVKNLKTVGDAVTFITTNQA; encoded by the coding sequence ATGGCATTCAGCAACGACGAGGTCCTCGCAGGGCTCGCCGAGCTCATCACCGACGAGACCGGCATCTCGGCCGACGAGGTCGCTCTCGAGAAGTCGTTCACCGACGACCTCGACATCGACTCCATCTCGATGATGACGATCGTCGTCAACGCCGAGGAGAAGTTCGGCGTCACGATCCCCGACGAAGAGGTCAAGAACCTCAAGACCGTCGGCGACGCCGTCACCTTCATCACGACCAACCAGGCCTGA
- a CDS encoding beta-ketoacyl-ACP synthase III, translating to MTDAPTNAAPTRRPTLTQPTGPAHTRIYAYGAARGENAVPNDDLVGPIDSSDEWIRQRTGIVTRSRADKQTTAIDLAADAAAEAIARSGVDASQVDAVIVATISNPKQTPSVSAIVADRVGANPAAAYDVNAACAGFAYGVAQADALIRAGAAHYAVVVGTEKLSDVVDPTDRSISFLLGDGAGAVVIGPSDFPGIGPTVWGSDGSKADAVGMNHTLVEFRDGEAPWPTLRQEGPTVFRWAVWEMVKVARQALEEAGVQPEDLAAFVPHQANMRIIDEFAKQLKLPDTVVIGRDIETTGNTSAASIPLATHRLLAEHPELSGGLALQIGFGAGLVFGAQVVVLP from the coding sequence GTGACCGACGCGCCCACCAACGCCGCGCCGACCCGGCGCCCCACACTCACCCAGCCCACCGGACCCGCCCACACGCGCATCTACGCGTACGGCGCGGCGCGCGGCGAGAACGCCGTCCCCAACGACGACCTCGTCGGCCCGATCGATTCCAGCGACGAGTGGATCCGGCAGCGCACCGGCATCGTCACGCGATCCCGCGCGGACAAGCAGACCACGGCGATCGATCTGGCCGCCGACGCCGCGGCGGAGGCGATCGCCCGCTCCGGCGTGGACGCGTCGCAGGTCGACGCCGTGATCGTCGCCACGATCTCCAACCCCAAGCAGACGCCCTCTGTGTCGGCCATCGTCGCCGACCGGGTGGGCGCGAATCCCGCCGCCGCGTACGACGTCAACGCCGCCTGCGCCGGCTTCGCGTACGGCGTGGCGCAGGCCGATGCGCTCATCCGCGCCGGTGCCGCGCACTATGCGGTCGTCGTGGGCACCGAGAAGCTCAGCGACGTCGTGGACCCCACCGACCGGTCGATCTCCTTCCTCCTCGGCGACGGCGCCGGCGCCGTCGTGATCGGACCGAGTGACTTCCCCGGCATCGGACCGACGGTGTGGGGCTCGGACGGGTCGAAAGCCGACGCCGTTGGCATGAACCACACGCTCGTGGAGTTCCGCGACGGCGAGGCGCCGTGGCCGACGTTGCGCCAGGAGGGACCCACTGTCTTCCGGTGGGCCGTGTGGGAGATGGTGAAGGTCGCCCGGCAAGCGCTCGAAGAGGCCGGCGTGCAGCCGGAAGACCTCGCCGCCTTCGTTCCGCATCAGGCCAACATGCGCATCATCGACGAGTTCGCCAAGCAGCTGAAGCTGCCCGACACCGTCGTGATCGGCCGTGACATCGAGACCACGGGCAACACGTCCGCGGCATCCATCCCCCTTGCCACGCACCGCCTGCTCGCCGAGCATCCGGAGCTGTCGGGCGGACTCGCGCTGCAGATCGGCTTCGGCGCCGGGCTCGTCTTCGGCGCTCAGGTGGTCGTCCTCCCCTGA
- a CDS encoding ACP S-malonyltransferase, whose amino-acid sequence MIITVFPGQGSQTPGFLSPWLDLPGVRERLEEFSAAAGVDLVAAGTVADADEIRDTSVAQPLIVAASLVSYDALTDAAGVRPGGVAGHSVGEIAALVAAGVVTAEDGMRLVGLRGRAMAEAASRKDTGMAAVLGGDRDAVLALLDELALTPANHNGAGQIVAAGALDALAELAAHPVPASRVLPLQVAGAFHTSYMAPAVETLRVAAAEVTASDPAVSLWTNRDGSLVTDGRTALDLLVDQVSSPVRWDLCMDSFAAAGVTGIIELSPAGTLVGLAKRALRGIPTVAVKTPDDLAAAAALLTGGDA is encoded by the coding sequence GTGATCATCACCGTCTTCCCTGGACAGGGCTCGCAGACGCCCGGTTTCCTCTCCCCCTGGCTGGACCTTCCCGGCGTCCGCGAGCGACTCGAGGAGTTCTCCGCGGCCGCCGGCGTGGACCTCGTCGCCGCCGGCACCGTGGCGGATGCTGACGAGATCCGCGACACGAGCGTGGCTCAGCCACTGATCGTCGCGGCGAGCCTCGTCTCGTACGACGCGCTGACGGATGCCGCGGGCGTCCGCCCCGGCGGCGTCGCCGGTCATTCGGTCGGCGAGATCGCCGCGCTCGTCGCCGCCGGTGTCGTCACCGCGGAGGACGGGATGCGGCTGGTCGGACTGCGCGGACGCGCGATGGCCGAGGCCGCTTCCCGCAAGGACACGGGCATGGCCGCCGTGCTCGGCGGCGACCGCGATGCGGTGCTCGCGCTGCTCGACGAACTGGCGCTCACCCCGGCGAACCACAACGGCGCCGGTCAGATCGTCGCCGCGGGCGCCCTCGACGCCCTCGCCGAACTCGCCGCGCATCCGGTGCCCGCCAGCCGGGTCCTCCCGCTGCAGGTCGCCGGAGCCTTCCACACCTCCTACATGGCGCCCGCCGTCGAGACGCTGCGCGTCGCCGCGGCGGAGGTGACGGCATCCGACCCCGCGGTGTCGCTGTGGACCAACCGCGACGGATCACTCGTGACCGACGGTCGCACGGCCCTCGACCTGCTGGTCGACCAGGTGTCGTCGCCGGTGCGCTGGGACCTGTGCATGGACTCCTTCGCCGCGGCGGGGGTCACCGGCATCATCGAACTCTCCCCGGCGGGCACGCTCGTCGGCCTCGCCAAGCGCGCGCTGCGCGGCATCCCCACCGTCGCGGTGAAGACCCCCGACGACCTCGCGGCCGCGGCCGCCCTGCTGACAGGAGGCGACGCGTGA
- a CDS encoding PucR family transcriptional regulator, giving the protein MPARPTPQEKAETLAWLRRISGDLATATIKRLEESLPWYADMPPARRSAVGLVAQAGIASFIQWYEDPQSTPWIAADIFAAAPRELLRSVSLTQTLQLIRVTVAVTEERVAGRAEDLRESILLFSREVAFASADVYARAAEARGLWDARLEALVVDSILTGEADEELPSRIAALGWHGHGEVAVLVGTTPPQFDVDQLRRLARKLGVDVLIGVQGSRLVVVIGRAELPGRDTTAEELPFPEIARRLEPGFGAGHLVVGPTVPALVDAGLSARAALAGFSVAGAWRNAPRPVEADDLLPERALAGDTVAKATLVERIYRPLQAHSADLVTTLWSYLDNGRSLEATARELFVHPNTVRYRLKRVSDVIGWDATGPREALILQTALIIGSIGTEVTRRRNAGMRRPGNA; this is encoded by the coding sequence ATGCCGGCCCGGCCCACGCCGCAGGAGAAGGCGGAGACGCTCGCGTGGCTCCGCCGCATCTCCGGCGACCTGGCGACGGCCACGATCAAGAGGCTCGAGGAGTCGCTGCCGTGGTACGCCGACATGCCACCGGCCCGCCGCTCCGCGGTGGGCCTGGTGGCGCAGGCGGGCATCGCGTCGTTCATCCAGTGGTACGAGGACCCGCAGTCGACGCCGTGGATCGCGGCCGACATCTTCGCCGCGGCTCCCCGCGAGCTGCTGCGCAGCGTCAGTCTCACCCAGACGCTGCAGCTGATCCGGGTCACCGTCGCTGTGACCGAGGAGCGGGTCGCCGGCCGCGCGGAGGACCTTCGCGAGAGCATCCTGCTGTTCTCCCGGGAAGTGGCCTTCGCGTCGGCGGACGTGTACGCCCGGGCCGCCGAGGCGCGGGGACTGTGGGACGCGCGCCTGGAGGCGCTCGTCGTCGACTCGATCCTCACCGGAGAGGCCGACGAGGAGCTGCCGAGCCGGATCGCGGCCCTCGGCTGGCACGGTCACGGCGAGGTCGCGGTGCTCGTCGGCACGACGCCGCCCCAGTTCGACGTCGACCAGTTGCGGCGTCTCGCCCGCAAGCTCGGCGTCGACGTGCTCATCGGGGTGCAGGGGTCGCGCCTCGTGGTCGTGATCGGCCGCGCCGAACTGCCCGGTCGCGACACGACCGCCGAGGAGCTGCCGTTCCCGGAGATCGCCCGCCGGCTGGAGCCCGGGTTCGGCGCGGGGCACCTGGTGGTCGGCCCGACCGTCCCCGCCCTGGTGGATGCCGGTCTGAGCGCCCGGGCCGCCCTCGCCGGGTTCTCCGTCGCCGGCGCGTGGCGCAACGCCCCGCGCCCGGTCGAAGCGGACGATCTGCTGCCCGAGCGCGCCCTGGCCGGCGACACCGTCGCCAAGGCCACGCTCGTGGAGCGCATCTACCGCCCGCTGCAGGCCCACTCCGCGGATCTCGTGACGACGCTGTGGAGCTACCTCGACAACGGCCGGTCGCTGGAGGCGACCGCGCGTGAGCTGTTCGTGCACCCGAACACGGTGAGGTACCGCCTCAAGCGCGTGTCGGATGTCATCGGCTGGGATGCGACGGGTCCGCGTGAGGCGCTGATCCTGCAGACGGCGCTCATCATCGGCTCGATCGGCACGGAAGTGACGCGCCGCCGCAACGCGGGGATGCGTCGACCGGGGAACGCCTGA
- the aceE gene encoding pyruvate dehydrogenase (acetyl-transferring), homodimeric type — MTVNDQDPYSQGPQDSDPEETSEWAESLQQLVDAKGAGRGREIMLSLLNKSHELQLNVPQVPVTDYINTIAPENEPEFPGDEELERRYRRWIRWNAALTVHRAQRPGIGVGGHISTYASSASLYEVGFNHFFRGLDDPSGGDQIFIQGHASPGIYARSFLEGRLSADQLDGFRQEKSRAPLGIPSYPHPRLMPEYWQFPTVSMGLGPINAIYQAMTNKYLTNRGIKDLSNSRVWAFLGDGEMDEVESRGQLQVAANEGLDNLTFVVNCNLQRLDGPVRGNGKIIQELEAFFRGAGWNVIKVVWGRGWDDLLKVDVDGALVKLMNTTPDGDFQTYRAEDGKFIRDHFFGRDERTAAMVKDLSDDYIWGGLRRGGLDYQKLYAAYKAATEHKGQPTVILAKTIKGYGLGHHFEGRNATHQMKKMTLDDLKHFRDSMRIPITDAQLEENPYLPPYYNPGLEDETIQYMVERRRALGGFLPERRTHHLPITLPDDSAYALPKKGSGTQEVATTMAFVRLLKDLLRSKDFGHRIVPIIPDEARTFGLDAFFPTAKIYNPNGQNYTSVDRELLLAYKESPQGQIMHVGINEAGAVAAFTGTATSYSTHGEPLIPVYIFYSMFGFQRTGDAQWAAGDQMARGFIMGATAGRTTLTGEGLQHADGHSHLLASTNPATVSYDPAYGYEIAHIVRSGLERMYGGNHPDPNVMYYITLYNEPLVQPAEPENVDVDGIVRGIHRISEGSGDGHRAQLLASGVGVPWALEAQQLLKDDWGIVADVWSVTSWTELRRDGLAADEHNFLNPLAEPRTAYVTHKLQDTAGPVIAVSDYMHAVQDQIRPWIPRRYATLGADGFGFSDTRAAARRFFKIDGPSIVVRTLQALAEEGLVDRALSAQAIERYRLHDVTAGTTGNAGGES; from the coding sequence GTGACTGTCAACGATCAGGATCCGTACTCGCAGGGCCCGCAGGACAGCGATCCTGAAGAGACCAGTGAGTGGGCGGAGTCGCTGCAGCAGCTGGTCGACGCGAAGGGCGCCGGCCGTGGCCGCGAGATCATGCTGAGCCTGCTGAACAAGTCGCACGAGCTGCAGCTGAACGTGCCGCAGGTGCCGGTCACCGACTACATCAACACCATCGCGCCGGAGAACGAGCCCGAGTTCCCCGGTGACGAGGAGCTCGAGCGCCGCTACCGCCGCTGGATCCGCTGGAACGCCGCGCTCACGGTGCACCGGGCGCAGCGCCCCGGCATCGGCGTCGGCGGACACATCTCCACCTACGCGTCGTCGGCGTCCCTCTACGAAGTCGGCTTCAACCACTTCTTCCGGGGCCTCGACGACCCGAGTGGCGGCGACCAGATCTTCATCCAGGGTCACGCCTCCCCCGGCATCTACGCCCGCTCGTTCCTCGAGGGACGCCTCTCGGCCGACCAGCTCGACGGGTTCCGCCAGGAGAAGTCGCGGGCTCCCCTCGGCATCCCCTCCTACCCGCACCCGCGCCTGATGCCGGAGTACTGGCAGTTCCCGACCGTGTCGATGGGCCTCGGACCGATCAACGCGATCTACCAGGCCATGACCAACAAGTACCTCACCAACCGTGGGATCAAGGACCTCTCGAACTCGCGGGTGTGGGCGTTCCTCGGCGACGGCGAGATGGACGAGGTCGAATCGCGCGGTCAGCTGCAGGTCGCCGCCAACGAGGGACTGGACAACCTGACTTTCGTCGTCAACTGCAACCTGCAGCGTCTTGACGGTCCGGTGCGCGGCAACGGCAAGATCATCCAGGAGCTCGAGGCGTTCTTCCGCGGTGCGGGCTGGAACGTCATCAAGGTCGTGTGGGGTCGCGGCTGGGACGACCTGCTGAAGGTCGACGTGGACGGCGCGCTCGTGAAGCTCATGAACACGACGCCCGACGGCGACTTCCAGACCTACCGCGCCGAGGACGGAAAGTTCATCCGCGACCACTTCTTCGGTCGCGACGAGCGCACCGCCGCGATGGTCAAAGACCTCTCGGACGACTACATCTGGGGCGGCCTGCGCCGCGGCGGCCTGGACTACCAGAAGCTCTACGCGGCCTACAAGGCGGCGACCGAGCACAAGGGCCAGCCGACGGTCATCCTCGCCAAGACCATCAAGGGCTATGGACTCGGGCACCACTTCGAGGGCCGCAACGCGACCCACCAGATGAAGAAGATGACGCTCGACGACCTGAAGCACTTCCGCGACTCGATGCGCATTCCGATCACCGACGCGCAGCTCGAGGAGAACCCGTACCTGCCGCCGTACTACAACCCGGGACTCGAGGACGAGACGATCCAGTACATGGTCGAGCGCCGCCGCGCGCTCGGCGGGTTCCTTCCGGAGCGCCGTACTCACCACTTGCCGATCACCCTCCCCGACGACAGCGCCTACGCGCTGCCGAAGAAGGGGTCGGGCACGCAGGAGGTCGCCACCACGATGGCGTTCGTGCGACTGCTGAAGGACCTGCTGCGCTCGAAGGACTTCGGGCACCGCATCGTGCCGATCATCCCCGACGAGGCGCGCACCTTCGGCCTGGACGCGTTCTTCCCGACCGCGAAGATCTACAACCCGAACGGACAGAACTACACGTCCGTCGACCGCGAGCTGCTCCTGGCCTACAAGGAGAGCCCGCAGGGCCAGATCATGCACGTCGGCATCAACGAGGCCGGTGCCGTCGCCGCCTTCACCGGCACCGCCACGTCGTACTCCACGCACGGCGAGCCGCTGATCCCGGTCTACATCTTCTACTCGATGTTCGGCTTCCAGCGCACCGGCGACGCCCAGTGGGCGGCGGGCGACCAGATGGCGCGCGGCTTCATCATGGGCGCCACGGCCGGTCGCACGACGCTGACCGGTGAGGGCCTGCAGCACGCCGACGGCCACTCGCACCTGCTGGCCTCGACCAACCCGGCCACCGTCTCCTACGATCCCGCCTACGGGTACGAGATCGCGCACATCGTGCGCTCGGGCCTGGAGCGGATGTACGGCGGCAACCACCCCGACCCGAACGTCATGTACTACATCACGCTCTACAACGAGCCGCTCGTGCAGCCCGCGGAGCCGGAGAACGTGGATGTGGACGGCATCGTCCGCGGCATCCACCGCATCTCGGAGGGCTCCGGCGACGGGCACCGCGCGCAGCTGCTCGCCTCCGGCGTGGGTGTGCCGTGGGCCCTCGAGGCCCAGCAGCTCCTCAAGGACGACTGGGGCATCGTCGCGGATGTCTGGTCGGTGACGAGCTGGACAGAGCTCCGCCGCGACGGCCTCGCCGCCGACGAGCACAACTTCCTCAACCCGCTCGCCGAGCCGCGCACCGCGTACGTCACGCACAAGCTGCAGGACACCGCCGGTCCGGTCATCGCCGTCAGCGATTACATGCACGCCGTGCAGGACCAGATCCGCCCGTGGATCCCGCGTCGCTACGCGACCCTGGGCGCCGACGGCTTCGGGTTCTCCGACACCCGCGCCGCCGCGCGCCGCTTCTTCAAGATCGACGGCCCGTCGATCGTGGTGCGCACGCTCCAGGCGCTGGCCGAGGAGGGGCTCGTCGACCGGGCCCTTTCGGCGCAGGCGATCGAGCGCTACCGTCTGCACGACGTGACGGCGGGGACGACCGGCAACGCCGGCGGCGAAAGCTGA
- a CDS encoding amino acid permease, translating into MSVMRTKSVEQSIADTEEPEFRLRKSLSALDLTVFGVGVVIGAGIFTLTGRAAHDVAGPAVVMSFVVAAIACGLAAMCYAEFASTVPVSGSAYTFSYASLGELFAWIIGWDLILEMFLGASVVAQGWSAYLGVLLEQLGMPIPAAIGYGGTVDLMAILLVVVLGGLMTLGIRESMRVNLVLVGVKLFIVLFVIVAGILFINPANYSPFVPDAAPREAATGLTQPLLQFLSGSAPMAFGVGGIFAGAALVFFAYIGFDVVATTAEETKNPQRDLPIGIIASLIICTVLYCAVAFVVTGMVRYDELDPAAALANAFAYHGQAWMATVISAGAVAGLTTVVLTLMIGATRIIFAMSRDALLPHRLAKVHPTWRTPWVISIVVTVIVAVVAGLTPIGVLEEMVNIGTLSAFVLVSVGVVVLRRSRPDLKRGFRVPWSPVLPILSALICVYLMLNLTVETWLRFLVWLVVGFVIYFAYSRRHSRLGKDAGTYLNPAEPKVVGRDS; encoded by the coding sequence ATGAGCGTCATGCGAACGAAGTCCGTCGAACAGTCGATCGCCGACACCGAGGAGCCGGAGTTCCGGCTGCGCAAGTCGTTGTCGGCGCTGGATCTCACCGTCTTCGGCGTGGGCGTCGTCATCGGCGCCGGCATCTTCACGCTCACGGGACGCGCCGCGCACGACGTGGCCGGCCCGGCCGTCGTGATGAGCTTCGTCGTGGCCGCCATCGCGTGCGGGCTGGCCGCGATGTGCTACGCCGAGTTCGCCTCCACGGTGCCGGTGTCGGGATCGGCCTACACCTTCTCATACGCGTCGCTGGGCGAGCTGTTCGCCTGGATCATCGGGTGGGATCTCATCCTGGAGATGTTCCTCGGCGCGAGCGTGGTCGCGCAGGGGTGGAGCGCGTACCTCGGCGTGCTGCTGGAGCAGCTCGGCATGCCGATCCCCGCCGCGATCGGCTACGGCGGCACGGTCGATCTCATGGCGATCCTGCTCGTCGTCGTCCTCGGGGGCCTCATGACCCTCGGCATCCGCGAGTCGATGCGCGTGAACCTTGTGCTCGTCGGCGTGAAGCTCTTCATCGTGCTGTTCGTCATCGTCGCCGGCATCCTCTTCATCAACCCCGCCAACTACTCGCCGTTCGTTCCGGATGCCGCGCCGCGCGAGGCTGCGACCGGGCTCACGCAGCCGCTGCTGCAGTTCCTGTCGGGCTCAGCGCCGATGGCGTTCGGCGTCGGCGGCATCTTCGCGGGGGCGGCGCTGGTGTTCTTCGCCTACATCGGGTTCGACGTCGTGGCCACGACCGCGGAGGAGACGAAGAACCCGCAGCGGGATCTGCCCATCGGCATCATCGCCTCGCTCATCATCTGCACCGTCCTCTACTGCGCGGTGGCGTTCGTCGTCACGGGAATGGTCCGCTACGACGAACTCGACCCGGCGGCGGCGCTCGCGAACGCCTTCGCCTATCACGGGCAGGCGTGGATGGCGACGGTCATCTCCGCCGGCGCCGTGGCGGGGCTGACGACCGTCGTCCTGACGCTGATGATCGGGGCGACGCGCATCATCTTCGCCATGTCGCGTGACGCCCTGCTGCCGCACCGACTGGCGAAGGTGCACCCGACGTGGCGGACGCCGTGGGTCATCTCCATCGTCGTCACCGTCATCGTCGCCGTGGTCGCCGGGCTCACGCCGATCGGCGTGCTGGAGGAGATGGTCAACATCGGCACGCTCTCGGCATTCGTGCTCGTGTCGGTAGGGGTTGTCGTGCTGCGGCGCTCGCGCCCCGACCTCAAGCGCGGCTTCCGCGTGCCGTGGAGCCCGGTGCTGCCCATCCTCTCGGCCCTCATCTGCGTGTACCTCATGCTGAACCTGACGGTGGAGACGTGGCTGCGGTTCCTCGTGTGGCTGGTCGTCGGCTTCGTGATCTACTTCGCCTACTCCCGGCGTCACTCCCGGCTGGGGAAGGATGCCGGCACCTATCTCAACCCCGCCGAGCCGAAGGTCGTGGGGCGAGACTCCTAG
- a CDS encoding zinc ribbon domain-containing protein, which yields MKSRPADQLLLLELASLDATIRHADNARRHPEQTARVQELIAQRQAQSAELTTLLGVRDDARAELARLESDVALVDARAARDTERLAATSNVKEAQGLEHELASLAKRKSDLEDAELQIMERLEDADAAVAAQEALIAATNAEGARLSAEGKEAVAAATATWEAATRDRAAVAGRVPADLLGLYERLAARGVGAGLLRRRTCEGCHMVLSGTDLGALRQAAEDDVVMCPECGCILVRTDESGL from the coding sequence GTGAAGTCCCGACCCGCCGATCAGCTGCTCCTGCTCGAACTCGCGAGCCTCGACGCCACCATCCGCCACGCCGACAACGCCCGCCGTCACCCCGAGCAGACCGCGCGCGTGCAGGAGCTGATCGCGCAGCGGCAGGCGCAGTCGGCCGAGCTCACGACACTCCTGGGAGTGCGTGACGATGCCCGCGCGGAACTGGCGCGCCTCGAGTCCGATGTCGCTCTGGTCGATGCCCGAGCCGCCCGAGACACCGAGCGGCTCGCCGCGACGTCGAACGTCAAGGAGGCGCAGGGGCTGGAGCACGAGCTCGCCTCGCTCGCCAAGCGCAAGAGCGATCTGGAAGACGCGGAACTGCAGATCATGGAGCGCCTGGAGGACGCCGACGCCGCCGTCGCCGCGCAGGAGGCACTCATCGCCGCCACCAACGCCGAGGGCGCCCGCCTGAGCGCGGAGGGCAAGGAGGCCGTGGCCGCCGCCACCGCGACGTGGGAGGCCGCGACGCGCGACCGCGCCGCCGTCGCAGGCCGTGTGCCCGCCGATCTGCTGGGGCTGTACGAACGGCTGGCCGCGCGCGGCGTCGGCGCAGGTCTCCTCCGCCGCCGCACGTGCGAAGGTTGCCACATGGTCCTCTCCGGCACGGACCTCGGGGCGCTCCGCCAAGCGGCTGAGGACGACGTCGTGATGTGCCCGGAGTGCGGCTGCATCCTCGTGCGCACCGACGAATCCGGGCTGTGA
- a CDS encoding bifunctional 3'-5' exonuclease/DNA polymerase, translating to MTAPGAAPSGPSRWRLLARDPSQSDTAVVLTLTDDAAVLARDRCAIDDVPRIVADAGASARWVWSDTTRWYPAILAAGHVVARCRDLRLSHAILRRSELVAGPDATALRDAAPWDAAVADPAPASAPALFDLEAAPAGVPDDVDAVLAEFTRQQRAVATAAEGSRLRLLLAAESAGALLAVELHAAGLPWNRGVHEALLEEALGPRPAPGTAPARVQELAGIVRTALGDPAASLDSQPKLLRSLHRVGVLARSTSRWELAEYDHPAIAPLLAYKKLTRLLSANGWAWLDEWAPDGRFRPVYVPGGVVTGRWASSGGGALQLPRQLRPAVRADDGWMLVVADVAQLEPRVLAAMSGDAALAQAARGRDLYEGIVDSGVVATRQEAKIALLGAMYGATTGDSGRLVPALRRAYPRAMALVDEAATVGEQGGVVTTWLGRSSPAAGAGWRDVQGVAAAPEAAEADRAHARRSARDRGRFTRNFVVQGTAAEWALAWLADLRGELAALPSVDPVAGAPASGPVFGRRAHLAFFLHDEIIVHTPAVHADAVAAAVRRSADRATRLLFGAFPIDFPLDLRITADAGKA from the coding sequence GTGACCGCACCCGGCGCGGCGCCCTCGGGTCCGTCGCGCTGGCGGCTGCTGGCCCGTGACCCCAGCCAATCAGATACGGCTGTCGTCCTGACGTTGACAGATGATGCCGCCGTGCTCGCGCGCGACCGCTGCGCGATCGACGACGTGCCACGGATCGTCGCGGATGCCGGGGCGAGCGCTCGCTGGGTGTGGAGTGACACGACCCGCTGGTACCCGGCGATCCTCGCGGCCGGTCACGTGGTCGCCCGATGCCGTGACCTGCGGCTCAGCCACGCCATCCTCCGCCGCAGCGAACTCGTCGCCGGTCCTGACGCCACGGCCCTACGCGACGCCGCGCCCTGGGACGCCGCGGTCGCCGACCCCGCCCCGGCATCCGCCCCCGCCCTATTCGACCTCGAGGCCGCACCGGCCGGGGTGCCCGACGACGTCGACGCGGTCCTCGCCGAGTTCACCCGGCAGCAGCGCGCCGTCGCCACCGCTGCCGAAGGCAGCCGTCTCCGACTGCTGCTGGCCGCGGAGTCGGCCGGTGCGCTGCTCGCGGTGGAGTTGCACGCGGCAGGGCTGCCGTGGAACCGCGGCGTCCATGAGGCGCTGCTCGAGGAGGCTCTCGGCCCGCGGCCGGCGCCCGGCACGGCGCCGGCGCGCGTGCAGGAGCTCGCCGGCATCGTCCGCACCGCGCTCGGAGACCCCGCCGCGAGCCTGGACTCGCAGCCGAAGCTGCTGCGCAGCCTGCACCGGGTGGGCGTGCTCGCCCGCTCCACCAGCCGATGGGAACTGGCCGAGTACGACCACCCCGCCATCGCGCCGCTGCTGGCGTACAAGAAGCTGACCCGGCTGCTGAGCGCCAACGGCTGGGCATGGCTCGACGAATGGGCACCCGACGGGCGGTTCCGCCCGGTCTACGTGCCGGGCGGCGTCGTCACCGGGCGGTGGGCATCTTCGGGCGGCGGCGCGCTGCAGCTGCCCCGGCAGCTGCGCCCCGCCGTGCGCGCGGACGACGGGTGGATGCTGGTCGTCGCCGACGTCGCCCAGCTCGAGCCCCGCGTGCTCGCCGCCATGTCCGGGGACGCCGCACTTGCGCAGGCCGCCCGCGGCCGCGACCTCTACGAGGGGATCGTCGACAGCGGGGTCGTCGCGACACGACAGGAGGCCAAGATCGCGCTCCTGGGCGCGATGTACGGCGCCACCACCGGTGACAGCGGACGTCTCGTCCCGGCGCTGCGGCGCGCCTATCCGCGGGCGATGGCCCTCGTCGACGAGGCCGCGACCGTCGGGGAGCAGGGCGGTGTCGTCACGACCTGGCTCGGGCGGTCCAGCCCCGCGGCCGGTGCCGGCTGGCGCGACGTGCAGGGCGTGGCGGCCGCGCCGGAGGCGGCAGAGGCCGACCGCGCCCATGCGCGCCGATCGGCGCGGGATCGCGGGCGGTTCACCCGAAACTTCGTCGTGCAGGGGACGGCCGCGGAGTGGGCGCTGGCATGGCTGGCGGACCTCCGCGGTGAGCTCGCGGCGCTGCCGTCGGTCGACCCGGTCGCCGGCGCACCGGCATCCGGGCCGGTGTTCGGGCGTCGCGCGCATCTCGCGTTCTTCCTGCACGACGAGATCATCGTGCACACCCCGGCGGTCCACGCCGACGCCGTCGCGGCCGCCGTCCGCCGCAGCGCCGACCGCGCCACGCGGCTGCTGTTCGGCGCGTTCCCGATCGACTTCCCCCTGGATCTGCGCATCACCGCCGACGCGGGCAAGGCCTGA